In Candidatus Methylomirabilota bacterium, a genomic segment contains:
- a CDS encoding molybdopterin-dependent oxidoreductase gives MASAASGTWHTTACILCSVNCGIEIQVASDGRRFERVRGDRAHPASQGYHCEKALRLDHYQNARDRLTHPLRRRPDGTFEVIDWDTAIREIAARLGAIRDTHGGERILYYGGGGQGNHLCGVYASATRRALGMKFRSNALAQEKTGWAWVGEQTVGGIPGGDFDHCEVALFVGKNPWQSHGVPRARTVLKTIAADPARCLIVIDPRRTETAELADIHLQLRPGTDAWLLAALAGVIVQEGLHARAWLAEHATGADEAIAALQAVPVARYAAIAGIPEERVRATARRLATARGLAVFEDLGTQMTRHSTLNSYLDSLLWLLTGNFGNRGGNNLPLPLIPIAPSSTRGDVSPVAKAPIIAGLVPCNVIAEEILTEHPDRYRAMIVESANPAHSLADSRRMREALRALECVVVIDVAMTETARLADYVLPTPSQYEKWEATFFNFEFPANYFHLRRPVLDPPPGSDLLPEPEIHARLCEALGAVTEVELAPLREAAAQGRAAFAAAFVGATAANPKLLELAPVLLYRTLGPTLPDGAAPAAVLWGAAQRLALRHPDAVRRAGIEAPDHELGEALFARILESRSGLTFATDTHENVWRRMRARGGTVNLHVPELLGELALLATEPPPPPDPAFPFVLSAGERRSFTANTVYRDPAWRKKDAAGALRVSPADATRLGLADGATARVTTKRGSVTVAVEVSDTMQPGHVSLPNGLGLDYPDDHGAPVLTGAAPNELTASEDRDWFAGTPWHKHVPARVEAVAG, from the coding sequence ATGGCGTCAGCGGCGAGCGGGACCTGGCACACCACGGCGTGCATCCTCTGTTCCGTCAACTGCGGTATCGAGATCCAGGTGGCCAGCGACGGCCGTCGCTTCGAGCGCGTCCGTGGTGACCGGGCACACCCGGCCTCGCAGGGGTATCACTGCGAGAAAGCCCTGCGGCTCGACCACTACCAGAACGCGCGCGACCGCCTCACCCACCCGCTGCGGCGGCGTCCCGACGGCACCTTCGAGGTCATCGATTGGGACACCGCCATCCGGGAGATCGCCGCCCGGCTGGGCGCGATTCGAGACACGCACGGCGGCGAGCGCATCCTTTATTACGGCGGGGGAGGACAGGGCAATCACCTGTGCGGGGTCTACGCATCGGCCACCCGCCGCGCGCTCGGCATGAAGTTCCGCTCGAACGCCCTCGCCCAGGAGAAGACCGGCTGGGCGTGGGTGGGCGAGCAGACGGTGGGCGGCATTCCCGGCGGCGACTTCGACCACTGCGAAGTCGCGCTCTTCGTGGGCAAGAACCCGTGGCAGTCGCATGGGGTGCCCCGCGCCCGCACCGTGCTCAAGACCATCGCCGCCGATCCCGCGCGCTGCCTCATCGTGATCGACCCGCGGCGCACCGAGACCGCGGAATTGGCCGACATCCACCTGCAGCTTCGCCCGGGCACGGACGCGTGGCTCCTCGCCGCGCTCGCCGGCGTCATCGTGCAGGAAGGGCTTCACGCGCGCGCCTGGCTGGCCGAGCACGCGACGGGCGCGGACGAAGCGATCGCCGCGCTGCAGGCGGTGCCGGTCGCCCGCTACGCCGCGATCGCGGGCATCCCCGAGGAGCGGGTGCGCGCGACCGCGCGCCGGCTCGCCACCGCCCGCGGGCTGGCGGTGTTCGAGGACCTCGGGACGCAGATGACGCGCCACTCCACGCTCAATAGCTACCTGGACAGCCTGCTGTGGCTGCTGACGGGCAATTTCGGCAACCGGGGCGGCAACAATCTCCCGCTGCCGCTCATCCCCATCGCGCCTTCGAGCACGCGCGGCGACGTGAGCCCCGTCGCGAAGGCGCCGATCATCGCGGGCCTCGTTCCCTGCAACGTGATCGCCGAGGAGATCCTCACCGAGCACCCCGACCGCTACCGGGCGATGATCGTGGAGTCCGCCAATCCCGCCCACTCGCTCGCGGACAGCCGGCGCATGCGCGAGGCGCTGCGTGCCCTCGAGTGCGTGGTCGTCATCGACGTCGCGATGACCGAGACCGCGCGGCTGGCCGACTACGTCCTGCCCACGCCCAGCCAGTACGAGAAGTGGGAGGCCACGTTCTTCAACTTCGAGTTCCCCGCCAACTACTTCCACCTGCGCCGGCCCGTGCTCGATCCGCCGCCCGGCAGCGATCTCCTGCCCGAGCCCGAGATCCATGCGCGCCTCTGCGAGGCGCTGGGCGCCGTCACCGAGGTCGAGCTGGCGCCGCTTCGCGAGGCCGCCGCGCAGGGGCGGGCGGCGTTCGCCGCCGCCTTCGTCGGCGCGACGGCCGCCAATCCGAAGCTGCTCGAGCTGGCGCCCGTGCTCCTCTACCGGACGCTCGGCCCCACCCTACCCGACGGCGCCGCGCCCGCCGCCGTGCTCTGGGGCGCGGCCCAGCGCCTGGCCCTCCGTCATCCCGACGCCGTGCGCCGCGCGGGCATCGAGGCGCCGGATCACGAGCTGGGCGAGGCGCTCTTCGCCCGCATCCTCGAGAGCCGGTCGGGGCTGACCTTTGCCACGGACACGCACGAGAACGTATGGCGCCGCATGCGCGCCCGCGGCGGGACCGTGAATCTCCACGTGCCCGAGCTGCTCGGGGAGCTCGCGCTGCTCGCCACCGAGCCGCCGCCCCCGCCCGATCCCGCGTTTCCGTTCGTGCTGTCCGCGGGCGAGCGGCGCTCGTTCACCGCCAACACCGTGTACCGCGACCCCGCGTGGCGGAAGAAGGACGCGGCGGGCGCCTTACGGGTGAGCCCCGCCGACGCCACCCGCCTCGGCCTCGCCGACGGCGCCACCGCGCGCGTCACGACCAAGCGCGGCAGCGTCACGGTGGCGGTGGAGGTCTCGGACACCATGCAGCCGGGGCACGTGTCGCTGCCGAACGGGCTCGGCCTCGACTATCCGGATGACCACGGTGCGCCCGTGCTCACCGGCGCGGCGCCGAACGAGCTCACCGCGAGCGAGGATCGCGACTGGTTTGCGGGCACGCCCTGGCACAAGCACGTGCCGGCGCGCGTGGAGGCCGTCGCGGGCTGA
- the pgm gene encoding phosphoglucomutase (alpha-D-glucose-1,6-bisphosphate-dependent), giving the protein MANSPLAGQPARPEMLIDVAGLERAYYERTPDVGDPDQRVAFGTSGHRGSPLRGSFNEAHILATAQAICDYRRAQRLDGPLYMGKDTHAVSRAAERTALEVLAANSVETIIQVEDGVVPTPVISHAILVHNRGRTTGLADGIVVTPSHNPPEDGGFKYNPPNGGPADTDVTKWVQDRANALLRDGNAGVKRVPFEQAVRAATTYQRDLIQPYVEGLPDVIDVEAIRGARLPLGVDPLGGSSLPVWMRINAVHGLDLAIVNPTIDPRFAFMTLDYDGKIRMDCSSPYAMARLVGLKDRYRVAFANDPDADRHGIVTPSGLMNPNHYLAVAIHYLLTTRTGWPAGAAVGKTVVSSAIIDRVVAKARRRLLEVPVGFKWFVGGLLDGSLVFGGEESAGASFLRRGGGAWSTDKDGLILDLLAAEITARTGRDPGEHYRALTAELGAPVYTRIDAAATPEQKARLGKLTPDAVAESKLVGEPITAKLTRAPGNDAPIGGLKVIATSGWFAARPSGTENIYKIYAESFKDEAHLAAIVKEAQAMVDQALR; this is encoded by the coding sequence ATGGCCAACTCCCCATTGGCTGGTCAGCCCGCCCGGCCCGAGATGCTCATCGACGTCGCGGGGCTCGAGCGCGCGTACTACGAGCGCACCCCGGACGTGGGCGATCCCGATCAGCGTGTGGCCTTCGGCACCAGTGGTCATCGAGGCTCGCCGCTGCGCGGCTCGTTCAACGAGGCGCACATTCTCGCGACGGCGCAGGCGATCTGCGACTACCGGCGCGCCCAGCGGCTGGACGGGCCGCTCTACATGGGCAAGGACACCCATGCGGTGTCGCGGGCCGCGGAGCGGACCGCGCTGGAGGTACTGGCCGCGAACAGCGTCGAGACCATTATTCAGGTCGAGGATGGTGTCGTTCCTACGCCGGTGATCTCGCATGCCATCCTCGTTCACAATCGGGGGCGCACCACCGGCCTCGCCGACGGCATCGTCGTCACGCCCTCGCACAATCCGCCCGAGGACGGGGGATTCAAGTACAACCCGCCGAACGGGGGCCCCGCCGACACGGACGTGACCAAGTGGGTGCAGGACCGCGCGAACGCCCTGCTGCGCGACGGTAATGCCGGCGTCAAGCGGGTGCCGTTCGAGCAGGCGGTCCGGGCCGCCACGACGTATCAGCGCGATCTCATCCAGCCTTACGTCGAAGGCCTCCCCGACGTGATCGATGTGGAGGCGATTCGCGGGGCGCGGCTGCCCCTCGGCGTGGATCCGCTCGGCGGTTCGTCACTGCCTGTGTGGATGCGGATCAACGCCGTGCACGGGCTGGACCTCGCCATCGTCAACCCGACCATCGACCCACGCTTCGCCTTCATGACCCTCGACTACGACGGCAAGATCCGCATGGATTGCTCGAGCCCCTACGCGATGGCGCGCCTGGTCGGTCTCAAGGACCGCTACCGGGTGGCCTTCGCCAACGATCCGGATGCGGATCGCCACGGGATCGTGACCCCTTCCGGCCTCATGAACCCGAACCACTATCTGGCGGTCGCCATCCACTACCTGCTGACGACGCGCACGGGCTGGCCCGCCGGCGCCGCGGTGGGTAAGACCGTGGTGAGTAGCGCCATCATCGATCGCGTGGTCGCGAAGGCGCGGCGGCGCCTCCTCGAGGTGCCGGTCGGGTTCAAGTGGTTCGTGGGCGGGCTGCTCGACGGCTCGCTCGTCTTCGGCGGCGAGGAGAGCGCGGGCGCGAGCTTTCTCCGCCGGGGCGGCGGCGCCTGGTCGACCGACAAGGACGGGCTCATCCTGGACCTGCTCGCGGCCGAGATCACCGCGCGGACCGGCCGCGACCCCGGCGAGCACTACCGCGCTCTGACGGCCGAGCTCGGCGCCCCCGTCTACACGCGCATCGACGCCGCGGCCACTCCCGAGCAGAAGGCGAGACTCGGCAAGCTCACGCCGGACGCGGTCGCCGAGTCGAAGCTGGTGGGCGAGCCCATCACGGCCAAGCTGACCCGGGCCCCCGGTAACGACGCGCCCATCGGTGGCCTCAAGGTCATCGCGACCAGCGGCTGGTTCGCGGCGCGGCCCTCGGGGACCGAAAACATCTACAAGATCTACGCCGAGAGCTTCAAGGACGAGGCCCACCTGGCCGCCATCGTGAAGGAGGCGCAGGCCATGGTGGATCAGGCCCTTCGCTAG
- a CDS encoding exo-alpha-sialidase has protein sequence MSGVRVLVGTRKGAFILTADGKRDRWDVSGPHFGGWEIYHLKASPADPNRIFAAQSSGWFGQIMQRSSDGGKTWETVGNKFAYDGPTGTHQWYDGTPHPWEFAKVWHVEPSPTDPDTVYAGVEDAALFRSTDGGQTWHELAGLRTHSTGSSLWQPGAGGMCLHTILLDPKTPGRIFVAISSAGAFRSDDGGTTWRPINKGLKSEGIPDPNAEVGHCVHRIAMHRSRPGTLFMQKHWDVMRSDNAGDTWQEVSGNLPSDFGFPIDVHAHEPETIYVVPIKSDSEHYPPDGKLRVYRSRTGGNEWEALTDGLPQRHCYVNVLRDAMAVDALDPCGVYFGTTGGQVFCSPNGGDRWTPIVEHLPSVVAVEVQSLP, from the coding sequence ATGAGCGGAGTGCGAGTGCTGGTCGGCACGCGGAAGGGCGCCTTCATCCTCACGGCGGACGGCAAGCGGGACCGATGGGACGTGAGCGGCCCGCACTTCGGGGGCTGGGAGATCTACCACCTCAAGGCTTCGCCGGCGGATCCCAACCGGATCTTCGCTGCCCAGTCGTCGGGCTGGTTCGGGCAGATCATGCAGCGCTCGAGCGACGGCGGGAAGACCTGGGAGACGGTGGGCAACAAGTTCGCCTACGACGGACCGACCGGCACGCATCAGTGGTACGACGGCACGCCGCATCCCTGGGAGTTCGCCAAGGTCTGGCACGTGGAGCCCTCGCCGACCGACCCCGACACCGTGTACGCGGGAGTCGAGGACGCCGCGCTGTTCCGCTCCACCGACGGCGGGCAGACCTGGCACGAGCTGGCAGGGCTGCGCACGCATTCGACGGGCTCCTCCCTCTGGCAACCGGGGGCGGGCGGCATGTGCCTGCACACCATCCTGCTGGACCCGAAGACCCCGGGTCGCATCTTCGTCGCGATCTCCTCGGCCGGGGCCTTCCGCTCGGACGACGGGGGCACGACGTGGCGGCCCATCAACAAGGGGCTCAAGTCCGAGGGCATCCCCGATCCCAACGCCGAGGTGGGGCACTGCGTGCATCGCATCGCCATGCATCGCTCGCGACCCGGCACGCTCTTCATGCAGAAGCACTGGGACGTGATGCGCAGCGACAACGCCGGGGATACCTGGCAAGAGGTCAGCGGCAACCTCCCCTCGGATTTCGGCTTCCCCATCGACGTGCACGCGCACGAGCCCGAGACGATCTACGTGGTGCCGATCAAGAGCGACTCCGAGCACTATCCCCCGGACGGCAAGCTCCGCGTGTACCGGAGCCGCACCGGCGGCAACGAGTGGGAGGCGCTCACCGACGGCCTGCCCCAGCGTCACTGCTATGTGAACGTGCTCCGCGACGCGATGGCCGTGGACGCGCTCGATCCCTGCGGCGTCTACTTCGGCACCACGGGCGGCCAGGTCTTCTGCTCGCCGAACGGGGGCGATCGCTGGACGCCCATCGTCGAGCACCTGCCGTCCGTGGTGGCGGTGGAGGTGCAGAGCCTGCCATGA
- a CDS encoding MoaD/ThiS family protein, producing the protein MIRVVLPTHLRTLARVNGEVKVAVATPVTTSAVLDALEDAYPMLRGTIRDQVTKKRRPFIRFFACEEDVSHDGPDTPLPEAVVSGAEPFLVVGAMAGG; encoded by the coding sequence ATGATCCGCGTCGTCCTGCCCACGCATCTGCGTACGCTGGCGCGCGTCAACGGCGAGGTGAAGGTGGCGGTGGCGACCCCCGTCACCACCAGCGCGGTGCTCGACGCCCTCGAGGACGCCTACCCCATGCTGCGGGGGACGATACGCGATCAGGTCACCAAGAAGCGGCGGCCCTTCATCCGCTTCTTCGCCTGCGAGGAGGATGTCTCCCACGACGGTCCCGACACGCCGCTGCCGGAGGCGGTCGTGTCGGGCGCCGAGCCCTTCCTGGTCGTGGGCGCGATGGCCGGGGGCTAG
- a CDS encoding amino acid racemase, translating into MAKRIGIVAVSAEGAALCYRTICVEGATLFGRHGHPEVVTHTYPLAKWMVPIEAGRWDEVGAMLLASAEKLARAGADFLICPDNTAHQGLDLVRARSPLPWLHIAEEVAAAAARERYRRLLVLGTRYLMEGPVYPTKLAAAGIAHEIPDAATREQINRHTMDELVYGRFEDATRAYFVDVIRAGKTRGCDAVALSCTEFPLLVSPGDSPLPTLDSTRLLARAALREAAGASA; encoded by the coding sequence ATGGCGAAGCGCATCGGAATCGTGGCGGTGAGCGCGGAAGGCGCCGCCCTGTGCTACCGGACCATCTGCGTGGAAGGCGCCACGCTCTTCGGGCGCCACGGCCATCCCGAGGTCGTGACACACACCTACCCGCTCGCCAAATGGATGGTCCCTATCGAGGCGGGCCGCTGGGACGAGGTCGGCGCGATGCTGCTGGCTTCCGCCGAGAAGCTCGCGCGCGCGGGCGCCGACTTCCTGATCTGCCCGGACAACACCGCGCATCAGGGCCTGGACCTCGTCCGGGCGCGCTCGCCGCTCCCGTGGCTGCACATCGCCGAAGAGGTCGCGGCGGCGGCCGCGCGCGAGCGGTACCGCCGGCTGCTCGTGCTCGGCACCCGCTATCTGATGGAGGGCCCTGTCTATCCGACCAAGCTCGCCGCGGCCGGCATCGCCCACGAGATCCCGGACGCGGCCACGCGCGAGCAGATCAACCGCCATACCATGGACGAGCTCGTCTACGGGCGCTTCGAGGACGCCACGCGCGCCTACTTCGTGGACGTCATCCGCGCGGGGAAGACGCGCGGCTGTGACGCGGTCGCGCTGTCCTGCACCGAGTTTCCCCTGCTCGTGAGCCCGGGCGATTCGCCCCTGCCCACGCTCGATTCAACGCGGCTCCTCGCGCGCGCGGCATTGCGCGAGGCGGCCGGCGCCTCGGCCTGA
- a CDS encoding YihY/virulence factor BrkB family protein yields MRQAWRLLTRTVSDFYADRAQRTGAAVAYYTIFTLAPGLVIVMALGGFLIGPGAEASIIAQFRELTGEGGAQAIEAMVRSARATTPGATGVALALATLSFGLYGVFGELQDGLNTIWRVPPRPARRIRDMVNERFWSFVAVVGTGFLLLLSLVVTAWLTVVATYVSHLLPGSALALEAVHAVVSAVLLTLAFALIFKLLPDVNLAWRDVLVGAAVTSLLFLVGTLLIGLYLVKWAVGSAYGAAGSLVVIVVWVYYSAQILLLGAEFTKVWTTDVEKAIRPLTAAAEEGLETRRS; encoded by the coding sequence ATGCGACAGGCGTGGCGCCTGCTCACCCGCACGGTGAGCGACTTTTATGCGGATCGGGCGCAGCGGACGGGCGCTGCGGTCGCCTACTATACGATCTTCACGCTGGCGCCCGGCCTCGTCATCGTGATGGCGCTGGGCGGCTTCCTGATCGGCCCCGGCGCCGAGGCGAGCATCATCGCGCAGTTCCGCGAGCTGACGGGCGAAGGGGGCGCGCAGGCCATCGAGGCCATGGTGCGGAGCGCGCGCGCCACCACGCCGGGCGCCACCGGGGTGGCCCTGGCGCTGGCGACCCTGAGCTTCGGGCTCTACGGTGTGTTCGGCGAGCTCCAGGATGGGCTCAACACGATCTGGCGCGTGCCCCCCAGGCCGGCGCGCCGCATTCGCGACATGGTGAACGAGCGCTTCTGGTCCTTCGTCGCCGTGGTGGGCACCGGCTTCCTGCTGCTACTCTCGCTCGTGGTCACGGCATGGCTGACCGTGGTGGCCACGTACGTGAGCCACCTCCTCCCCGGGTCGGCCCTCGCGCTCGAGGCCGTCCATGCCGTGGTCTCGGCGGTGCTGCTCACGCTCGCCTTCGCGCTGATCTTCAAGCTCTTGCCCGACGTGAATCTCGCCTGGCGGGACGTGCTGGTAGGCGCCGCCGTCACCTCGCTGCTCTTTCTCGTGGGGACGCTTCTGATCGGCCTCTACCTCGTCAAGTGGGCAGTGGGCTCCGCCTACGGCGCCGCGGGCTCCCTCGTGGTCATCGTGGTGTGGGTGTATTACTCGGCGCAGATCCTCCTCCTCGGCGCGGAGTTCACCAAGGTGTGGACGACGGACGTCGAGAAGGCGATCAGACCCCTGACGGCCGCGGCCGAGGAGGGACTGGAGACGCGGCGCTCGTGA
- a CDS encoding dihydrofolate reductase family protein has product MTAAFTPDPPLFEPVAMPPAWPARPWIYGNVITSRNGIVTWARVGPHDDPIRAIAGGDFTRPARRADIRLMRRLRAAADAVSFGAQTLRDQPELIGGVADAGGDLGATLVRYRADRGQGPVPLQVVYTESGGLDLRVRLFNTPGVGVVVVTTEEGARVLRARGSEARGVRLLVVGATRVDARGLVEAHERLFADAGVRHLACEGGAVVLDALHEAGILDELFVTVSDVEIDPGAHAAVKRIAALATGAGRLIAEGRSSADAGYRFQRWRFNER; this is encoded by the coding sequence GTGACCGCCGCCTTCACGCCCGATCCGCCGCTCTTCGAGCCCGTGGCCATGCCGCCCGCGTGGCCGGCGCGGCCGTGGATCTACGGCAACGTCATCACGTCGCGGAACGGCATCGTCACGTGGGCGCGCGTCGGGCCCCACGACGATCCCATCCGGGCGATCGCGGGGGGCGACTTCACGCGCCCGGCCCGGCGCGCCGACATACGCCTCATGCGCCGGCTGCGCGCCGCTGCGGACGCCGTCTCCTTCGGGGCCCAGACGCTGCGCGATCAGCCGGAGCTGATCGGCGGGGTGGCCGACGCCGGCGGCGACCTCGGCGCGACCCTGGTGCGGTACCGCGCCGACCGCGGGCAGGGGCCGGTGCCGCTACAGGTCGTCTACACGGAGTCGGGTGGCCTGGATCTGCGCGTCCGGCTGTTCAACACCCCCGGGGTCGGGGTAGTCGTCGTGACGACGGAGGAGGGGGCGCGGGTGCTGCGCGCGCGAGGCAGCGAGGCGCGCGGCGTGCGGCTCCTCGTGGTCGGCGCGACCCGCGTGGACGCCCGCGGGCTCGTCGAGGCCCACGAGCGCCTCTTCGCCGACGCGGGCGTGCGGCATCTCGCCTGCGAGGGCGGCGCCGTGGTGCTCGATGCGCTGCACGAGGCGGGGATCCTCGACGAGCTGTTCGTCACGGTGTCGGACGTGGAGATCGACCCCGGCGCGCATGCGGCGGTGAAGCGCATCGCCGCCCTCGCCACCGGAGCGGGACGGCTCATCGCCGAGGGCCGGAGCTCCGCGGACGCCGGCTATCGCTTCCAGCGCTGGCGCTTCAACGAGCGCTAG